Proteins from a genomic interval of Microbacterium phyllosphaerae:
- a CDS encoding dicarboxylate/amino acid:cation symporter: MSTTVRATKAPDTRGPVRKLLTSFGFQILAALVLGIAAGLIARQLGATADSPNGLSATLDTIGSSYVTLLRTAVVPLIFTAIVASISNLRRVQNAARLAGQTLLWFAITAFIAVTIGIVLGLVIQPGSRAGDGLEPSDPYTVGTWWNFLLGLIPQNFLGLSVGTQVDIDAGTATSSVNFNILQVIVIAVAVGIAALKAGKKAEPFLAFTESLLKVIQRVLWWIIRIAPLGTFGLIGAAVVKYGWEKLASLGWFAIAVYIGLALVLFVVYPILVKTNGLSIRQYFSGVWPAVQLAFVSRSSIGTLPLTERVTERNLGVPRSYASFAVPFGATTKMDGCAAIYPAIAAIFVAQFFGIELNLVQYLLIVLVSVVGSAATAGTTGATVMLTLTLSTLGLPLEGVGLLLAIDPILDMGRTAVNVAGQALVPTIVAKREGILDEELYNAPREGLPFADDSDDDAPETDAAASEKEPAGTR, translated from the coding sequence ATGAGCACCACCGTCCGCGCCACGAAGGCGCCAGACACCCGCGGTCCCGTCCGGAAGCTGCTGACCTCGTTCGGCTTCCAGATCCTCGCGGCCCTCGTCCTCGGCATCGCCGCCGGTCTCATCGCCCGCCAGCTGGGCGCGACCGCGGACAGCCCGAACGGCCTCTCGGCCACCCTCGACACGATCGGCAGCTCGTACGTCACGCTGCTGCGCACCGCCGTCGTGCCGCTGATCTTCACCGCGATCGTCGCCAGCATCTCGAACCTGCGCCGTGTGCAGAACGCCGCGCGCCTCGCCGGCCAGACGCTGCTCTGGTTCGCGATCACCGCGTTCATCGCCGTGACCATCGGCATCGTGCTGGGCCTGGTCATCCAGCCCGGCTCGCGCGCCGGTGACGGCCTCGAGCCGAGCGACCCGTACACGGTGGGCACGTGGTGGAACTTCCTCCTCGGCCTGATCCCGCAGAACTTCCTCGGCCTCAGCGTCGGCACGCAGGTCGACATCGACGCCGGCACGGCCACGTCGAGCGTGAACTTCAACATCCTGCAGGTCATCGTGATCGCCGTCGCCGTGGGCATCGCGGCTCTCAAGGCCGGCAAGAAGGCCGAGCCGTTCCTCGCGTTCACCGAGTCGCTGCTCAAGGTCATCCAGCGGGTGCTGTGGTGGATCATCCGCATCGCCCCGCTCGGCACGTTCGGTCTCATCGGCGCCGCGGTCGTCAAGTACGGCTGGGAGAAGCTCGCCTCGCTCGGCTGGTTCGCGATCGCGGTCTACATCGGTCTCGCGCTGGTGCTGTTCGTCGTCTACCCGATCCTCGTCAAGACCAACGGCCTGTCGATCAGGCAGTACTTCTCGGGCGTGTGGCCTGCGGTCCAGCTGGCCTTCGTCAGCCGTTCGTCGATCGGCACCCTGCCCCTCACCGAGCGCGTGACCGAACGCAACCTCGGCGTGCCCCGCTCGTACGCCTCGTTCGCCGTGCCGTTCGGCGCCACGACCAAGATGGACGGCTGCGCCGCGATCTACCCGGCCATCGCCGCGATCTTCGTCGCCCAGTTCTTCGGCATCGAGCTGAACCTCGTGCAGTACCTGCTGATCGTGCTCGTCTCGGTCGTCGGCTCGGCGGCCACCGCCGGAACCACCGGCGCGACGGTCATGCTCACGCTGACCCTGTCGACCCTGGGTCTGCCGCTCGAGGGCGTGGGCCTGCTGCTCGCGATCGACCCGATCCTCGACATGGGCCGCACCGCGGTGAACGTCGCGGGCCAGGCGCTCGTGCCGACCATCGTCGCCAAGCGCGAGGGCATCCTCGACGAGGAGCTCTACAACGCGCCGCGCGAGGGCCTGCCCTTCGCCGACGACTCCGACGACGACGCCCCCGAGACGGATGCCGCGGCATCCGAGAAGGAGCCGGCCGGCACCCGCTGA
- a CDS encoding methyltransferase — MSTTKTLALWVAYGTNGVVGSIRHDDEGYTVVMAGSDAATGTYPNLASAKGALHSHMSPGSAWPMFREH; from the coding sequence ATGAGCACGACCAAGACCCTGGCCCTCTGGGTGGCGTATGGGACGAACGGTGTCGTCGGCAGCATCCGACACGATGATGAGGGGTACACCGTCGTCATGGCGGGTTCCGATGCGGCGACGGGCACGTACCCGAATCTCGCGTCGGCGAAGGGCGCACTGCACTCGCACATGTCGCCCGGTAGCGCCTGGCCGATGTTCCGCGAGCACTGA
- a CDS encoding FAD-dependent oxidoreductase, with translation MPKALIIGGGVAGPATALFLQRAGWEVEIFEAHSAPDPFGGLFLNVATNGLAVLDQLGLRERLVSDGHLCPRMVMVSGRGRPLGVVPNGPAADPARGSVVVRRSWLHEVLHDAVVAAGICHRFGARLLRIEERSDRVVAHFADGSTASGDVLVGADGVGSVVRTAIDPDAPAPASSGLISVGGFSRVPGLEPTPGEQYMVFGAKSFFGYLVRDDGTVYWFANVTDRNASRDDIRAVSDDEWLRRLRTLHADDPHPVPQILEHVEGEIGAYPLADLTHVPHWHRGRLVAVGDAVHATSPSAGQGASLALEDAISLARHLRDDVDHEQAFAGYEHDRRPRAEEVVAYARAVNRNKRVTKSKLGIAMRDAMLPLFLRSAASDTRNDHLYNHVIRW, from the coding sequence ATGCCCAAGGCGCTCATCATCGGCGGTGGGGTCGCCGGCCCCGCGACCGCCCTGTTCCTGCAGCGCGCCGGGTGGGAGGTCGAGATCTTCGAGGCGCACAGTGCGCCCGACCCGTTCGGCGGGCTCTTCCTCAACGTCGCCACCAACGGTCTGGCCGTCCTCGACCAGCTTGGGCTGCGTGAGCGCCTCGTCTCCGACGGCCACCTGTGCCCGCGCATGGTCATGGTGAGCGGGCGGGGGCGCCCCCTGGGCGTCGTGCCGAACGGCCCCGCCGCAGACCCCGCCCGCGGCAGCGTGGTCGTGCGCCGATCCTGGTTGCATGAAGTGCTGCACGATGCCGTCGTCGCGGCCGGCATCTGCCACCGCTTCGGAGCCCGACTGCTGCGCATCGAGGAGCGCTCCGACCGGGTCGTCGCGCACTTCGCCGACGGGTCCACGGCCAGCGGCGACGTGCTCGTCGGCGCCGACGGGGTCGGATCCGTCGTGCGCACGGCGATCGATCCGGATGCGCCGGCGCCGGCGTCGAGCGGGCTGATCAGCGTCGGAGGGTTCTCGCGCGTGCCGGGTCTCGAGCCCACTCCGGGGGAGCAGTACATGGTGTTCGGGGCGAAGTCGTTCTTCGGGTACCTGGTGCGCGACGACGGAACGGTGTACTGGTTCGCCAACGTCACCGACCGGAACGCCAGCCGTGACGACATCCGCGCGGTCTCCGACGACGAGTGGCTGCGTCGGCTGCGCACACTGCACGCCGACGACCCCCACCCGGTGCCGCAGATCCTCGAGCACGTCGAGGGGGAGATCGGCGCCTATCCGCTCGCCGACCTCACGCACGTGCCGCACTGGCACCGCGGACGGCTCGTGGCAGTCGGCGACGCGGTGCACGCGACGTCTCCCAGCGCCGGTCAGGGGGCGTCGCTCGCGCTCGAAGACGCCATCTCACTCGCCAGACATCTGCGTGACGACGTCGACCATGAGCAGGCGTTCGCCGGCTACGAACACGACCGAAGGCCTCGCGCCGAAGAGGTCGTCGCCTACGCGCGGGCGGTCAACCGCAACAAGCGGGTGACGAAGTCGAAGCTGGGGATCGCGATGCGGGATGCGATGCTGCCGCTGTTCCTGCGCAGCGCGGCATCCGACACCCGCAACGACCACCTCTACAACCACGTGATCCGCTGGTGA
- a CDS encoding cation:proton antiporter, producing the protein MDAEIFYVLVGAVVVAAIARWRGWPAPLLVTVVALAASFLPFVPDVEIDGHLLLNLVLPPLLYSAALDVSFVGFKRSLPQIRRLGITLVLLTTLAVGLVAWWILPSLTLPGALLLGAIVAPPDAVSAAAIGRKLGLPRRIMTVLSGESLINDATSLTLYRVFAAIIAGATLTVWDGVGQFLLAVGVGVAIGLVFGIVLHQLRMRINDAVVIGTFGLLAPFGAYAIAEHLLGSGVLAVVAMGLYVGYNSPRTDYTTRQQEKPLWLSADLLLESFVFAYIGLQFPRVLSDLGGEEVGRILLLSGAVLLVVLIMRPLYVYPANGWANFQDRKRLERWDRTVESGAFDERRRESKRWKGYSAEELRSKILRDQMAGLQLTWKDNAVISWAGMRGVVTLATALAAADLAALDTEPSHAIVVVAFIVTVGTLLLQGLTLPLLIRGLGIASDVDDEDDERAITEVREKSRKAGKEFLAEKRVEWEQKYGEVDLSVFDAFTKRMTRVERDTDEAQEVEEAVARPSYDDLVALSRGWLQVRRDILLAERDAGNLDEELMRELMTAMDAEELALDTRGATRQQGRA; encoded by the coding sequence ATGGATGCCGAGATCTTCTACGTGCTCGTCGGTGCTGTGGTCGTGGCGGCGATCGCGCGATGGCGCGGCTGGCCGGCGCCGCTGCTCGTGACGGTCGTCGCGCTCGCGGCATCCTTCCTGCCCTTCGTGCCCGACGTCGAGATCGACGGGCATCTGCTCCTCAACCTCGTGCTGCCGCCGCTGCTGTACTCGGCGGCGCTCGACGTCTCGTTCGTGGGCTTCAAGCGCAGCCTGCCGCAGATCCGCCGGCTGGGGATCACCCTGGTGCTGCTCACGACCCTCGCGGTCGGTCTCGTGGCGTGGTGGATCCTGCCGTCGCTGACCCTGCCGGGCGCCCTGCTGCTGGGTGCCATCGTCGCGCCGCCGGATGCCGTCTCGGCGGCGGCGATCGGTCGCAAACTCGGGCTGCCCCGGCGCATCATGACGGTGCTCTCGGGGGAGAGCCTGATCAACGATGCGACCTCGCTCACGCTCTACCGGGTGTTCGCGGCGATCATCGCCGGCGCCACTCTCACCGTGTGGGACGGAGTCGGGCAGTTCCTGCTCGCCGTCGGAGTCGGCGTCGCGATCGGTCTCGTCTTCGGCATCGTGCTGCACCAGCTGCGCATGCGCATCAACGACGCCGTCGTGATCGGGACGTTCGGGCTTCTCGCCCCGTTCGGCGCGTACGCGATCGCCGAGCACCTGCTGGGATCCGGCGTGCTCGCGGTCGTCGCGATGGGTCTCTACGTCGGATACAACTCCCCTCGCACCGACTACACGACCCGGCAGCAGGAGAAGCCGCTGTGGCTGTCGGCCGATCTGCTGCTCGAGAGCTTCGTGTTCGCGTACATCGGCCTGCAGTTCCCTCGCGTCCTCAGCGACCTCGGAGGCGAGGAAGTCGGCCGCATCCTGCTGCTGTCGGGCGCCGTGCTGCTGGTCGTGCTCATCATGCGGCCGCTCTACGTCTACCCGGCGAACGGGTGGGCGAACTTCCAGGACCGCAAGCGTCTCGAACGCTGGGATCGCACGGTCGAATCCGGCGCCTTCGACGAGCGGCGCAGAGAATCGAAACGCTGGAAGGGCTACAGCGCCGAGGAGCTGCGCTCCAAGATCCTGCGCGACCAGATGGCCGGCCTGCAGTTGACGTGGAAGGACAACGCCGTGATCTCCTGGGCGGGCATGCGCGGCGTCGTCACGCTCGCGACAGCGCTCGCCGCGGCCGATCTCGCGGCCCTCGACACCGAACCGTCTCACGCGATCGTCGTCGTCGCCTTCATCGTCACCGTCGGCACTCTGCTGTTGCAGGGGCTCACGCTGCCGCTGCTGATCCGCGGGCTCGGCATCGCCAGCGACGTCGACGACGAAGACGACGAGAGGGCGATCACGGAGGTCCGGGAGAAGAGCCGCAAGGCCGGCAAGGAGTTCCTCGCCGAGAAGCGCGTCGAGTGGGAGCAGAAGTACGGAGAGGTCGACCTCAGCGTCTTCGACGCGTTCACGAAGCGCATGACTCGGGTCGAGCGAGACACCGACGAGGCGCAGGAGGTCGAGGAGGCCGTGGCCAGGCCGTCATACGACGACCTCGTCGCCCTGTCGCGCGGCTGGCTGCAGGTGCGCCGCGACATCCTTCTCGCCGAGCGCGACGCCGGCAACCTCGACGAGGAGCTCATGCGCGAGCTGATGACCGCGATGGATGCCGAGGAGCTGGCGCTCGACACCCGCGGCGCCACTCGGCAGCAGGGGCGCGCGTAG
- a CDS encoding helix-turn-helix domain-containing protein, with translation MTPAENDDEFTGIHCRLDELLTARGMTLTELSARVGVSIVNLSVLKNDRARAIRYSTLRAICDALDCEVGELLVLA, from the coding sequence ATGACTCCGGCCGAGAACGACGACGAGTTCACCGGCATCCACTGCCGTCTCGACGAGCTCCTCACAGCGCGCGGGATGACGCTGACCGAGCTGAGCGCCCGCGTCGGCGTGAGCATCGTGAATCTGTCGGTGCTGAAGAACGACAGGGCACGGGCGATCCGGTATTCGACTCTGCGCGCGATCTGCGACGCGCTCGACTGCGAGGTCGGCGAGCTGCTCGTGCTCGCCTGA
- a CDS encoding MarR family winged helix-turn-helix transcriptional regulator, with the protein MPEKPSTRTAAIARQGEVMREFMARAVLFQEAVARSGGLNGSDLQAVGLLLSEGPATPGELAARTGLTAGGAVTAMIDRLERAGFVTRTRDENDRRRVIVSAVPEAVMGRVGHVYGRVAERWNEYLDTLTDEQIDFANEFLVRAARLNQEETEALHGAARP; encoded by the coding sequence ATGCCTGAGAAGCCGTCAACCCGTACTGCCGCGATCGCGCGCCAGGGCGAGGTGATGCGCGAGTTCATGGCCAGAGCGGTGCTCTTCCAAGAGGCCGTGGCGCGCTCGGGGGGCCTGAACGGCAGTGACCTGCAGGCGGTCGGACTGCTGCTGAGCGAAGGCCCTGCCACCCCCGGAGAGCTCGCTGCGCGCACGGGCCTGACCGCCGGGGGCGCCGTGACCGCGATGATCGACCGCCTCGAACGCGCAGGTTTCGTGACTCGGACACGTGACGAGAACGACCGCCGACGCGTGATCGTCTCGGCGGTCCCCGAGGCCGTGATGGGGCGGGTCGGGCACGTGTACGGCCGGGTCGCCGAGCGCTGGAACGAGTATCTCGACACGCTCACCGACGAGCAGATCGACTTCGCCAACGAGTTCCTCGTTCGCGCGGCCCGCCTCAACCAGGAGGAGACCGAGGCGCTGCACGGCGCCGCACGGCCCTGA
- a CDS encoding LLM class flavin-dependent oxidoreductase produces the protein MTALSVLDLVPVRTGQTSAEAISASLSLAATADRLGYRRYWFAEHHNMPAVASTTPPVLIAAAAMRTTQIRLGSGGVMLPNHAPLIVAEQFAALEAIAPGRIDLGLGRAPGSDPVITQLLRGSGTTSDVEQFPRNVQDIAALLSGEGATVRFTSGGEYTVHATPSATGNPEVWLLGSSDYSAQLAASHGLPYVFANHFSGQGLERALDLYRTGYQPSEEHPEPRTFLTVNVVASPTQEEAEARALPQLRMMSRLRLNKPLTALETVEEALAAEPDAATDQVVEAARSRWFVGTGESVAAEVRAFASKWGVDEVMLSPVAGAYESEPRDSAAGRAQTLELVAAAL, from the coding sequence GTGACTGCTCTCTCCGTTCTCGACCTCGTCCCGGTTCGCACCGGGCAGACCAGCGCCGAGGCGATCTCCGCCTCCCTGTCCCTCGCGGCCACCGCCGACCGGCTCGGGTATCGCCGCTATTGGTTCGCCGAGCACCACAACATGCCCGCTGTGGCATCCACCACTCCTCCGGTGCTGATCGCCGCGGCCGCGATGCGCACGACGCAGATCCGTCTGGGCTCAGGCGGCGTCATGCTGCCCAACCACGCTCCGCTGATCGTCGCCGAGCAGTTCGCCGCCCTCGAGGCCATCGCGCCCGGCCGCATCGACCTCGGCCTCGGTCGCGCTCCCGGCAGCGACCCCGTGATCACGCAGCTGCTGCGCGGATCGGGTACGACGAGCGACGTCGAGCAGTTCCCGCGCAACGTGCAGGACATCGCCGCTCTCCTCTCGGGCGAGGGCGCGACCGTGCGCTTCACCTCGGGTGGCGAGTACACCGTGCATGCGACACCGTCCGCCACCGGCAACCCCGAGGTGTGGCTGCTCGGGTCGAGCGACTACTCCGCCCAGCTCGCCGCATCGCACGGCCTGCCGTACGTGTTCGCGAACCACTTCTCGGGGCAGGGTCTCGAGCGAGCCCTCGACCTGTACCGCACCGGATACCAGCCGAGCGAAGAGCACCCCGAGCCGCGCACGTTCCTCACGGTCAACGTCGTGGCATCCCCCACTCAGGAGGAGGCCGAGGCCCGCGCCCTCCCGCAGCTGCGCATGATGTCGCGCCTGCGCCTGAACAAGCCGCTCACCGCACTCGAGACGGTCGAGGAGGCACTGGCCGCAGAGCCGGATGCCGCGACCGACCAGGTCGTCGAGGCCGCCCGCTCGCGGTGGTTCGTCGGCACGGGCGAATCCGTCGCCGCAGAAGTGCGCGCTTTCGCGTCGAAGTGGGGAGTCGACGAGGTCATGCTCTCGCCCGTCGCGGGTGCGTACGAGTCCGAGCCGCGCGACTCCGCCGCCGGCCGCGCGCAGACGCTCGAGCTCGTCGCCGCCGCGCTCTAG
- a CDS encoding ATP-dependent Clp protease ATP-binding subunit, with the protein MFERFTDRARRVVVLAQEEAKMLNHNYIGTEHILLGLIHEGEGVAAKALESLGISLDAVREQVQDIIGQGQQQPTGHIPFTPRAKKVLELSLREALQLGHNYIGTEHILLGLIREGEGVAAQVLVKLGADLNKVRQQVIQLLSGAPGREPAAVGAQSNDTPSAQGGSQVLDQFGRNLTQAARDNKLDPVIGREKEIERVMQILSRRSKNNPVLIGEPGVGKTAVVEGLAQAIVKGDVPETLKDKQLYSLDLGSLIAGSRYRGDFEERLKKVTKEIRTRGDIIVFIDEIHTLVGAGAAEGAIDAASILKPLLARGELQTIGATTLDEYRKHFEKDAALERRFQSIQVNEPSLPHTINILKGLRDRYEAHHKVQITDGAIVAASNLADRYVSDRFLPDKAIDLIDEAGARLRLSILSSPPELREFDEKIAKVREQKEVASEDQDFEKAASLRDEEKSLLAERLRLEKQWRSGDVATQAVVDEGLIAEVLAQATGIPVFKLTEEESSRLVFMEKALHQRVIGQEEAIAALSKTIRRQRAGLKDPKRPSGSFIFAGPTGVGKTELAKALAEFLFDDEAALISLDMSEFGEKHTVSRLFGAPPGFVGFEEGGQLTEKVRRKPFSVVLFDEIEKAHPDIFNSLLQILEEGRLTDGQGRVIDFKNTVIIMTTNLGARDIAGGPVGFQIEGVNATTYERMKGKVNEELKRNFKPEFLNRVDDIIVFPQLSKSELVQIVDLFTKRLGERLLDRDMTIELSQAAKERLIEIGFDPALGARPLRRAMQHEVEDRLSEKILHGELNPGDHVKVDSKDGEFLFEHGPRGEQVAVGVNTGGAIPGTPDLAIASGE; encoded by the coding sequence ATGTTCGAGAGATTCACGGACCGAGCCCGTCGAGTGGTCGTCCTCGCCCAAGAAGAGGCGAAGATGCTCAACCACAACTACATCGGCACCGAGCACATCCTGCTCGGCCTCATCCACGAGGGTGAGGGCGTCGCAGCCAAGGCGCTCGAGAGCCTCGGCATCTCGCTCGACGCCGTGCGCGAGCAGGTGCAGGACATCATCGGCCAGGGCCAGCAGCAGCCGACCGGGCACATCCCGTTCACGCCGCGCGCCAAGAAGGTCCTCGAGCTCAGCCTCCGCGAGGCCCTGCAGCTCGGCCACAACTACATCGGCACCGAGCACATCCTGCTCGGCCTCATCCGCGAGGGTGAGGGCGTCGCAGCCCAGGTGCTCGTCAAGCTCGGCGCCGACCTCAACAAGGTCCGCCAGCAGGTCATCCAGCTCCTGTCAGGTGCCCCCGGACGCGAGCCGGCGGCCGTCGGTGCGCAGTCGAACGACACCCCGAGCGCCCAGGGCGGCTCGCAGGTGCTCGACCAGTTCGGCCGCAACCTGACGCAGGCCGCACGCGACAACAAGCTCGACCCGGTCATCGGGCGCGAGAAGGAGATCGAGCGGGTCATGCAGATCCTGTCTCGTCGCTCCAAGAACAACCCCGTGCTGATCGGTGAGCCCGGCGTCGGCAAGACCGCCGTCGTCGAGGGCCTCGCCCAGGCGATCGTCAAGGGCGATGTGCCCGAGACGCTGAAGGACAAGCAGCTCTACTCGCTCGACCTCGGCTCTCTCATCGCCGGTTCCCGCTACCGCGGTGACTTCGAGGAGCGCCTGAAGAAGGTCACCAAGGAGATCCGCACCCGTGGCGACATCATCGTCTTCATCGACGAGATCCACACCCTCGTGGGTGCGGGTGCCGCCGAGGGCGCGATCGACGCGGCCAGCATCCTCAAGCCCCTCCTCGCCCGCGGTGAGCTCCAGACCATCGGTGCCACCACGCTCGACGAGTACCGCAAGCACTTCGAGAAGGATGCCGCTCTCGAGCGCCGCTTCCAGTCGATCCAGGTGAACGAGCCGAGCCTCCCTCACACGATCAACATCCTCAAGGGCCTGCGCGACCGGTACGAGGCGCACCACAAGGTGCAGATCACCGACGGCGCGATCGTCGCGGCGTCGAACCTCGCCGACCGTTACGTCTCCGACCGGTTCCTGCCCGACAAGGCGATCGACCTGATCGACGAGGCCGGCGCACGCCTGCGCCTCAGCATCCTGTCGAGCCCGCCCGAGCTGCGCGAATTCGACGAGAAGATCGCCAAGGTCCGCGAGCAGAAAGAGGTCGCGTCCGAGGACCAGGACTTCGAGAAGGCCGCATCGCTGCGCGACGAGGAGAAGAGTCTCCTCGCCGAGCGCCTGCGCCTCGAGAAGCAGTGGCGTTCGGGCGACGTCGCCACCCAGGCGGTCGTCGATGAGGGTCTGATCGCCGAGGTGCTCGCACAGGCCACCGGCATCCCGGTCTTCAAGCTCACGGAAGAGGAGTCCTCGCGACTCGTCTTCATGGAGAAGGCGCTGCACCAGCGCGTCATCGGTCAGGAGGAGGCCATCGCGGCTCTCTCCAAGACGATCCGTCGTCAGCGTGCCGGTCTCAAGGACCCGAAGCGCCCCTCCGGCTCGTTCATCTTCGCCGGCCCCACGGGCGTCGGAAAGACCGAGCTCGCCAAGGCGCTCGCCGAGTTCCTGTTCGACGACGAGGCTGCTCTCATCTCGCTCGACATGAGCGAGTTCGGTGAGAAGCACACCGTCTCGCGTCTCTTCGGTGCCCCTCCCGGATTCGTCGGATTCGAAGAGGGCGGCCAGCTCACCGAGAAGGTGCGCCGCAAGCCGTTCAGCGTGGTGCTGTTCGACGAGATCGAGAAGGCCCACCCGGACATCTTCAACTCGTTGCTGCAGATCCTCGAAGAGGGTCGACTGACCGATGGTCAGGGCCGCGTGATCGACTTCAAGAACACCGTCATCATCATGACCACCAACCTCGGTGCTCGTGACATCGCCGGTGGTCCGGTCGGATTCCAGATCGAGGGCGTCAACGCCACGACCTACGAGCGGATGAAGGGCAAGGTCAACGAAGAGCTCAAGCGCAACTTCAAGCCCGAGTTCCTCAACCGTGTCGACGACATCATCGTGTTCCCGCAGCTGTCGAAGAGCGAGCTCGTGCAGATCGTCGATCTGTTCACGAAGCGTCTCGGAGAGCGTCTGCTCGACCGTGACATGACGATCGAGCTCTCGCAGGCCGCCAAGGAGCGTCTCATCGAGATCGGGTTCGACCCGGCACTCGGTGCCCGACCGCTGCGTCGCGCGATGCAGCACGAGGTCGAGGACCGTCTGTCCGAGAAGATCCTGCACGGTGAGCTGAACCCCGGCGACCACGTGAAGGTCGACTCGAAGGACGGCGAGTTCCTCTTCGAGCACGGTCCGCGCGGCGAGCAGGTCGCGGTCGGCGTCAACACCGGCGGAGCGATCCCCGGCACCCCCGACCTGGCCATCGCCAGCGGAGAGTGA
- a CDS encoding YbjQ family protein, protein MFMVTTNDIPGYRITQVLGEVMGLTVRSTDFGQGFAAGFRSLGGGEIPEYTQVMYEARQVVMQRMWAEAQQRGGNAIVAMRFDAGSIQNFTEICAYGTAVVVEPLAPVAQPQPPQHPQHPVA, encoded by the coding sequence ATGTTCATGGTGACGACGAACGACATCCCCGGCTATCGCATCACCCAGGTGCTGGGGGAGGTCATGGGATTGACGGTGCGCTCGACCGACTTCGGGCAGGGATTCGCTGCGGGCTTCCGTTCGCTCGGCGGCGGCGAGATCCCCGAGTACACGCAGGTCATGTACGAGGCGCGGCAGGTGGTGATGCAGCGGATGTGGGCCGAGGCCCAGCAGCGGGGCGGCAACGCGATCGTAGCGATGCGCTTCGACGCCGGGTCGATCCAGAACTTCACCGAGATCTGCGCCTACGGCACCGCCGTGGTCGTCGAGCCTCTCGCGCCCGTCGCGCAGCCCCAGCCGCCGCAGCATCCGCAGCATCCGGTCGCCTGA
- a CDS encoding DUF2975 domain-containing protein, which produces MTSTKNRTLSRGDTGALLAFCIAGVMIAAYITVYSIVRIIELARGVNVPVLVEFISSKTPVDLPLTSGDTVAVGLDSATITAPQLPAIASVPGIIGQVLQIVTIVVVIGCLILLARSTLSGRVFSRRNTTLVATAGITGLFGFSAVRFFDNMLANATVAHVTDNGLDNAVMSIEPFTFILAAFVVALIATVFSIGDRLQRDTEGLV; this is translated from the coding sequence ATGACCTCGACGAAGAACCGCACCCTGTCTCGCGGAGACACCGGAGCACTGCTCGCGTTCTGCATCGCCGGGGTGATGATCGCGGCCTACATCACGGTGTATTCGATCGTCCGGATCATCGAACTCGCCCGCGGCGTGAACGTGCCCGTGCTCGTCGAGTTCATCAGTTCGAAGACTCCGGTCGACCTGCCGTTGACCTCGGGCGACACCGTCGCCGTCGGCCTCGACAGCGCCACGATCACCGCGCCGCAGCTGCCCGCGATCGCATCCGTGCCGGGGATCATCGGTCAGGTGCTGCAGATCGTCACGATCGTCGTCGTGATCGGATGCCTGATCCTGCTCGCCCGCAGCACGCTCAGCGGACGCGTCTTCAGCCGCCGCAACACCACCCTCGTCGCCACCGCCGGCATCACGGGACTCTTCGGCTTCTCGGCCGTGCGGTTCTTCGACAACATGCTCGCGAACGCGACGGTCGCCCACGTGACCGACAACGGCCTCGACAACGCCGTCATGAGCATCGAGCCCTTCACCTTCATCCTCGCGGCATTCGTCGTGGCTCTGATCGCCACGGTCTTCTCGATCGGCGATCGCCTGCAGCGCGACACCGAGGGACTCGTCTGA